From one Malus sylvestris chromosome 1, drMalSylv7.2, whole genome shotgun sequence genomic stretch:
- the LOC126614879 gene encoding cyclin-D4-1-like — protein sequence MTDSFDSATSNLLCAENSNTCFDDLDSNVTDDLGHFPSNSHKTNQDPNFDHNRRSKSMIDFSSHSEEWVSEMVKRESEHLPRHDYLRRLRSGDLELSARREAFDWIWKAHSHYNFGPLCVWLSMNYLDRFLSLYELPRGKAWAVQLLAVACLSIAAKVEETSVPQSVDIQVGDPKFVFEAKTILRMELLVMSTLKWRMHACSAYSFIDCFLSKISDDQYPLLSSICRSEQLILSTIRGIDFLEFRPSEIAAAVAICISGEIQAQAVDIDKAISCFEHVDKERVLKCVELIKDLSLISGSANRGSASGPSVPQSPDGVLDAACLSY from the exons ATGACAGACAGCTTTGACTCTGCCACCTCAAACCTTCTCTGTGCAGAAAACTCGAATACCTGCTTTGATGATCTTGATTCTAATGTCACAGATGACTTGGGTCACTTCCCATCAAATTCCCACAAAACCAATCAAGACCCCAATTTTGATCACAACCGTAGATCCAAATCCATGATAGATTTTTCCTCACATAGTGAAGAGTGGGTGAGTGAAATGGTTAAGAGGGAGAGTGAGCATTTGCCCAGACACGATTATCTGAGGAGACTTCGTTCTGGGGACTTAGAATTGAGCGCTAGAAGGGAGGCCTTTGATTGGATTTGGAAG GCTCATTCCCATTACAATTTTGGACCATTGTGTGTTTGGCTATCTATGAACTACTTGGACCGCTTCCTTTCGCTTTATGAATTGCCT AGAGGTAAAGCTTGGGCGGTGCAATTGCTAGCTGTGGCTTGTTTATCAATAGCAGCCAAAGTAGAGGAGACTAGCGTACCCCAGTCTGTGGATATACAG GTTGGAGATCCCAAGTTTGTGTTTGAAGCAAAAACTATactaagaatggagcttcttgTGATGAGCACCCTAAAATGGAGAATGCATGCTTGTAGTGCTTACTCTTTCATTGACTGCTTCCTCAGCAAGATAAGTGATGATCAATATCCGTTGCTATCGTCCATATGTAGATCAGAACAACTCATTTTGAGCACAATCAGAG GTATTGACTTCTTGGAATTCAGGCCTTCTGAAATCGCTGCAGCAGTCGCAATTTGTATTTCAGGAGAAATACAAGCGCAAGCAGTAGACATCGATAAGGCCATTTCTTGTTTTGAACATGTAGACAAG GAAAGAGTGTTGAAGTGTGTTGAACTGATCAAAGATTTGTCATTGATCAGTGGTTCCGCCAATCGGGGAAGCGCCTCAGGTCCATCGGTGCCCCAAAGTCCGGATGGGGTGTTGGATGCTGCATGCTTGAGCTATTAA
- the LOC126632736 gene encoding ATP-dependent 6-phosphofructokinase 5, chloroplastic-like isoform X2, giving the protein MATLSHAIAPPGLDLHRRASHGFSPPSLRLLTTSCGVTKNSSRVFAQSKSHSRQQIDFSDPDWKSKFQKDFEKRFNIPHITDVFPDAVPIPSTFCLQMRTPVIEDFAGGYPSDEEWHGYINNNDRVLLKTIYYSSHTSAGAECIDPNCTWVEQWVHRAGPREKIYFKPEEVKAAIVTCGGLCPGLNDVIRQIVITLEIYGVKQIVGIPYGYRGFSNNELAEMPLSRKVVQNVHLSGGSLLGVSRGGPSVSDIVDSLEERGINMVFVLGGNGTHAGADAIHNECRKRQLRVAVVGVPKTIDNDILLMDKTFGFDSAVEEAQRAINSAYIEAHSAYHGVGIVKLMGRSSGFIAMHASLASGQIDICLIPEVPFQIHGPHGILHHLKYLIQTKGSAVVCVAEGAGQNLIEKTNATDASGNMVYGDIGVHIQQEVGDLF; this is encoded by the exons ATGGCCACTCTCTCCCACGCGATCGCCCCGCCGGGACTCGACCTCCACCGCCGCGCTTCTCACGGATTCTCTCCGCCGTCTCTGAGACTACTGACTACTTCCTGTGGAGTCACCAAGAACAGCAGCCGCGTCTTCGCTCAGAGCAAGAGCCATAGCCGGCAGCAGATCGATTTCAGTGATCCCGACTGGAAATCCAAGTTCCAGAAGGATTTCGAGAAGCGGTTTAACATCCCTCACATCACTGATGTCTTCCCTGACGCCGTTCCCATTCCTTCCACCTTCTGCTTACAAATGAG GACTCCGGTGATTGAAGACTTTGCAGGTGGGTACCCGTCGGACGAAGAGTGGCACGGCTACATAAATAACAATGACCGGGTACTCCTTAAG ACCATATACTACTCGTCGCATACGTCTGCTGGTGCTGAATGCATTGATCCTAATTGTACTTGGGTGGAGCAATG GGTTCATCGTGCTGGGCCTCgggaaaaaatatattttaaaccagaAGAAGTGAAAGCAGCAATTGTAACATGCGGAGGGCTCTGCCCTGGTCTTAATGACGTCATCAGACAG ATCGTCATTACACTTGAAATATACGGTGTCAAACAGATTGTGGGGATTCCTTATGGTTACCGCGGGTTTTCTAACAATGAATTAGCTGAAATGCCA CTATCTAGGAAAGTGGTTCAAAATGTTCATCTTTCTGGTGGAAGCTTGTTAGGAGTTTCACGTGGAGGTCCCAGTGTTAGTGACATTGTGGACAGTTTGGAG GAAAGAGGGATCAACatggtttttgttttgggtGGAAACGGCACACATGCTGGAGCCGATGCAATACACAATGAG TGCCGTAAAAGACAGTTAAGAGTGGCTGTAGTTGGTGTGCCGAAAACCATAGACAATGATATTTTGCTGATGGACAAAACTTTTGGTTTCGATTCAGCTGTTGAAGAAGCTCAACGGGCAATAAATTCAGCATACATTGAG GCACATAGTGCTTACCATGGCGTTGGCATTGTTAAATTGATGGGTCGTAGCAGTGGATTCATAGCAATGCATGCATCCCTGGCTAGTGGACAAATTGACATATGTTTGATACCTGAG GTACCTTTTCAAATACATGGCCCTCATGGTATTTTGCACCATCTAAAATACCTAATTCAAACAAAGGGATCAGCTGTGGTCTGCGTAGCAGAGGGAGCAGGGCAG AATTTAATAGAGAAAACCAATGCTACTGATGCATCTGGAAATATGGTATATGGGGATATTGGCGTACATATTCAGCAAGAGGTTGGTGATT TATTTTAA
- the LOC126626614 gene encoding uncharacterized protein LOC126626614 produces the protein MSNLNKLDFTALEVSGRNYLKWVQDVKLHLTAKNLRPAIEEATDKPVGEAEKATAMIFIRRHIHDALQTEYLAEEDPRALWVALADRFDHQKDIFLPEARHDWQHLRFQDFKSVNEYNSEVCRIRSLLKFCNETLTEEDLLEKTYSTFSASNIVLQQQYRAQKFTKFSDLISVLLLAEKQNQLLMKNHQARPTGATAVPEAHYSTNQHPKRQKRRGKGGQKPSHQGQQSQGPSKGGNKAQKRPNLAPKAPNFKNKGKAPATMNDDMCYRCGSKDHWSRICRAPKKVVDAYHSRRTKFESNFLQVDEPETTKMEVSDFQEDTTPMED, from the coding sequence atgtcgaacttgaacaaactcgacttcaccgctttggaggtttctggaaggaactacctcaagtgggttcaagatgtgaagctccacctcactgcaaagaacttgcgtcctgctattgaagaagcaacagataaacctgttggcgaggctgaaaaagccactgctatgatcttcatccgaagacatatccatgacgctctacaaactgagtaccttgctgaggaggatccacgtgcattatgggtcgctttggctgatcgtttcgatcaccaaaaggacatattcttgcctgaagcaagacacgactggcagcacttgcgcttccaagactttaagtctgtgaatgaatataattctgaagtttgtcgaatccgatcacttctcaagttttgcaatgaaactttgactgaagaggatctcctggagaagacctactcgaccttctctgcttctaatattgtcctgcagcaacaatatagagctcagaagttcactaagttctcggatttgatctctgttttacttcttgctgaaaagcaaaaccagctgttgatgaagaatcatcaagctcgacctactggggctactgctgtgcctgaagcacattatagcactaatcagcacccaaaacgccaaaagaggcgtggtaagggcggccagaagccatcccaccaaggtcaacagagccaaggcccatccaagggaggaaacaaagcccagaagcgcccaaacctcgctcccaaggccccgaacttcaagaataagggcaaagcacctgccacaatgaatgacgatatgtgctatcgttgtggttccaaggaccattggtcccgtatttgccgtgctcccaagaaggttgtggatgcatatcattctcgtcgtacgaagtttgaatcaaacttcctgcaagtggacgaaccggagactacaaagatggaggtttctgattttcaggaggataccactcctatggaagattag
- the LOC126632736 gene encoding ATP-dependent 6-phosphofructokinase 5, chloroplastic-like isoform X1 — protein sequence MATLSHAIAPPGLDLHRRASHGFSPPSLRLLTTSCGVTKNSSRVFAQSKSHSRQQIDFSDPDWKSKFQKDFEKRFNIPHITDVFPDAVPIPSTFCLQMRTPVIEDFAGGYPSDEEWHGYINNNDRVLLKTIYYSSHTSAGAECIDPNCTWVEQWVHRAGPREKIYFKPEEVKAAIVTCGGLCPGLNDVIRQIVITLEIYGVKQIVGIPYGYRGFSNNELAEMPLSRKVVQNVHLSGGSLLGVSRGGPSVSDIVDSLEERGINMVFVLGGNGTHAGADAIHNECRKRQLRVAVVGVPKTIDNDILLMDKTFGFDSAVEEAQRAINSAYIEAHSAYHGVGIVKLMGRSSGFIAMHASLASGQIDICLIPEVPFQIHGPHGILHHLKYLIQTKGSAVVCVAEGAGQNLIEKTNATDASGNMVYGDIGVHIQQETKKYFKEAGVPVDVKYIDPTYMIRACRANASDGILCAVLGQNAVHGAFAGYSGITVGTCNTHYVYLPIPEVISHPRLVDPNSRMWHRCLTSTGQPDFI from the exons ATGGCCACTCTCTCCCACGCGATCGCCCCGCCGGGACTCGACCTCCACCGCCGCGCTTCTCACGGATTCTCTCCGCCGTCTCTGAGACTACTGACTACTTCCTGTGGAGTCACCAAGAACAGCAGCCGCGTCTTCGCTCAGAGCAAGAGCCATAGCCGGCAGCAGATCGATTTCAGTGATCCCGACTGGAAATCCAAGTTCCAGAAGGATTTCGAGAAGCGGTTTAACATCCCTCACATCACTGATGTCTTCCCTGACGCCGTTCCCATTCCTTCCACCTTCTGCTTACAAATGAG GACTCCGGTGATTGAAGACTTTGCAGGTGGGTACCCGTCGGACGAAGAGTGGCACGGCTACATAAATAACAATGACCGGGTACTCCTTAAG ACCATATACTACTCGTCGCATACGTCTGCTGGTGCTGAATGCATTGATCCTAATTGTACTTGGGTGGAGCAATG GGTTCATCGTGCTGGGCCTCgggaaaaaatatattttaaaccagaAGAAGTGAAAGCAGCAATTGTAACATGCGGAGGGCTCTGCCCTGGTCTTAATGACGTCATCAGACAG ATCGTCATTACACTTGAAATATACGGTGTCAAACAGATTGTGGGGATTCCTTATGGTTACCGCGGGTTTTCTAACAATGAATTAGCTGAAATGCCA CTATCTAGGAAAGTGGTTCAAAATGTTCATCTTTCTGGTGGAAGCTTGTTAGGAGTTTCACGTGGAGGTCCCAGTGTTAGTGACATTGTGGACAGTTTGGAG GAAAGAGGGATCAACatggtttttgttttgggtGGAAACGGCACACATGCTGGAGCCGATGCAATACACAATGAG TGCCGTAAAAGACAGTTAAGAGTGGCTGTAGTTGGTGTGCCGAAAACCATAGACAATGATATTTTGCTGATGGACAAAACTTTTGGTTTCGATTCAGCTGTTGAAGAAGCTCAACGGGCAATAAATTCAGCATACATTGAG GCACATAGTGCTTACCATGGCGTTGGCATTGTTAAATTGATGGGTCGTAGCAGTGGATTCATAGCAATGCATGCATCCCTGGCTAGTGGACAAATTGACATATGTTTGATACCTGAG GTACCTTTTCAAATACATGGCCCTCATGGTATTTTGCACCATCTAAAATACCTAATTCAAACAAAGGGATCAGCTGTGGTCTGCGTAGCAGAGGGAGCAGGGCAG AATTTAATAGAGAAAACCAATGCTACTGATGCATCTGGAAATATGGTATATGGGGATATTGGCGTACATATTCAGCAAGAG ACAAAAAAGTATTTTAAAGAGGCTGGTGTTCCCGTTGACGTGAAGTATATAGACCCCACATACATGATCCGTGCGTGTCGTGCAAATGCATCAGACGGAATACTTTGCGCTGTATTAGGGCAAAATGCT GTTCACGGGGCATTCGCTGGATACAGTGGAATCACCGTCGGCACTTGCAACACTCATTATGTATACCTTCCAATTCCTGAGGTCATATCTCATCCCAGGCTGGTGGATCCGAACAGCCGAATGTGGCATCGTTGCTTGACTTCCACAGGTCAGCCGGACTTTATCTAG